In Trifolium pratense cultivar HEN17-A07 linkage group LG7, ARS_RC_1.1, whole genome shotgun sequence, a genomic segment contains:
- the LOC123896011 gene encoding uncharacterized protein LOC123896011, whose amino-acid sequence MPESSNARNQPPPQSNIPRSFLYSDNVIHEGLSACNHSIIGKIITAKPIHISSIQNGLESIWGSPPGLKVQELGGKILQFFMNEPADIDRILYGNPWIFRNSWLVVKPWDRETDYHEIDFDHIPVWIQLWGLPTHCKTKQMGASIGELIGKVEASEFYEYPGKKIIIKIKVAININNPITSGIHVGNPTDGTCWVDYRYEKLPQVCFKCGMIGHADKLCRNQALVLDTLAPLGPWIRSTQYGKRKMEEKDRKYYSNPSHAKNFGQYSPPVPTDLLEKLAAMRVNTAQANQTQQTQNHPTNLSPQYNENSPRKDMHSQQGERNKKSHQLSYNQEATKNSTGDIIMTEQSPTTKRQKMEELSRVGTARQASPQP is encoded by the coding sequence ATGCCAGAATCTTCTAATGCAAGAAATCAACCCCCCCCACAATCAAACATCCCAAGATCTTTCCTTTATTCTGATAATGTCATACATGAAGGTCTATCAGCTTGTAATCACAGCATTATTGGAAAAATCATCACTGCAAAACCTATACATATTAGTTCAATCCAAAATGGACTGGAAAGTATATGGGGATCACCACCTGGCCTAAAAGTCCAAGAATTAGGAGGAAAAATTCTACAATTCTTCATGAATGAACCTGCTGACATTGACAGAATTCTATACGGAAACCCGTGGATCTTTCGCAATTCTTGGTTGGTGGTAAAACCATGGGACCGGGAAACAGATTATCACGAAATCGATTTTGATCATATTCCTGTTTGGATTCAACTATGGGGACTCCCAACTCACTGCAAAACCAAACAGATGGGAGCAAGCATTGGGGAGCTAATAGGAAAAGTTGAGGCCTCTGAGTTCTATGAATACCCGGGAAagaaaatcataataaaaataaaagtagccATCAACATTAACAACCCCATCACTTCTGGAATACACGTGGGAAACCCCACAGATGGAACTTGCTGGGTTGACTACAGATATGAAAAACTCCCACAGGTATGTTTCAAGTGTGGGATGATTGGACACGCTGATAAACTCTGCAGAAATCAGGCTCTAGTGCTGGATACTCTAGCACCTCTAGGTCCATGGATAAGGTCCACACAGTATGGAAAAAGGAAGATGGAAGAAAAGGATAGAAAATACTACAGCAACCCTTCGCATGCAAAAAACTTTGGCCAATACAGCCCCCCAGTGCCAACAGACTTGCTTGAAAAACTAGCAGCCATGAGGGTCAACACTGCCCAGGCAAACCAGACTCAACAGACTCAGAACCATCCTACCAACCTCTCCCCCCAATATAATGAGAATTCTCCTAGGAAAGACATGCACTCACAACAAGGGGAAAGGAATAAAAAATCTCACCAACTAAGCTACAACCAGGAAGCAACAAAAAATTCCACGGGTGATATAATCATGACGGAACAAAGCCCAACAACCAAAAGACAAAAAATGGAAGAATTATCAAGGGTAGGCACTGCTAGGCAGGCCAGCCCACAGCCATGA